DNA sequence from the Candidatus Hydrogenedentota bacterium genome:
CGCCTGAACAACAATGCATCGAGCGGCGCAAGTTATCTGGGTTGGGCGAGCGCGGAGGCGGGGATTGGAACACCGACGGTGTGCATTCATCATCCGAGCGGCGACTATAAGCGGATTTCGTTTGGGGACATTACGAATGTGGCCGAATCGCTCCTGGACTCGCACCCGCGAAGCAGGTTCCACCAAAGTACGTGGCGCGTCAACCTGGGCGTGACGGAGCCCGGGTCGTCGGGTAGCCCGCTCTTCATCGAGAGCACGCAACAAGTGATTGGCCAACTGTGGGGCGGGCCGTCGTACTGCGGCGTCCCAGCAAGCGGGCGGCTCGACTACTACGGACGGTTCGACGTCAGCTTCCCGTTGATCGAGCAGTATCTCGATCCGGATACCACCATCAGCGGCGGCATCGAGGTCACTCGGCCGGAAGCGGGCATCTCGTGGGCGAAAGGACGGGAACGAAAGATCAAGTGGACGTCGACGGGCAATATCGGGGCGAAGGTGCGTATCGACCTCTATCAGGGCGGCGCGTTCGTTATGAACCTGAAAGGCCAGACCAATAACGACGGGCGTTGGAAATGGGCCATACCGCTCTCACTGTCGCCCGCAGCGAATTACTTCGTGCGCGTGTCGTCGGTGGCAGACGATACGATTTTCGACAATAGCGACAACTTTGAGATTCGGAATTAGGGGTGCTTGACGGGCGGGGGCCAAGGGACCTAAGGGACGCAAGTGCCGGGGGGGGCGCGATCGGTTGTTTTGAGAGCAGGACGATCACGAATACGATCGAGAGTCCGAGATTATGGCCTCGTAGTTGCTGTAATTGCCCTGACACCGGTATCGATTTTTGAATATGGAAACGGGTAGGTCGTCACGTCGAATGAGATGAAATCGCCTACTTACGCGACGCAGAATGAGTCCGGTCGACCCATCACGCTGCTGGTGCGTGGGAAAGCGCAGCCTGCCAAGACGTTCGCAATCCTTTTGATTCTTGCGGTGGGCGTTTTGGGTTGCCCACCGGGAACGCTTCCAGGCAACACGGTTGCGGTGACCCATGACGTGGAGTACGGATTGGGTTATGTCGATGAGGCGGGCAAGGGTTCCCCGTCGCTCGAGCCGCTTCTTATGGATGTATATACGCCGGAGAATGCTGAAGGACTGCGGCCGGCCGCAATCATCATGCACGGCGGCGGGTTCGTCGAGGGTGACAAAGCGGACGAGCGCATCGTCGATTTCGCGACGTACTTTGCGGCGCGCGGCTTTGTTTGTTTCGCAATCAATTACCGGCTCATTCAAGACAACCCACCGGCCTCGGACCTTTGGGGTGCGCTGTTGTTTCCCTCGGCGGTGCACGCCGCGATTGTAGACGCCAAGGCGGCGGTACGGCATGTGCGCAAGCATGCGGGCGAGTACGGTGTGGATGCGAACCGGATCGCGTTCATCGGCGAATCGGCGGGGGCGATTGCCGGCGCGGCCGTGGCAGTGACGGATGCCGGCGATTACGCGGCGGATGGAGAGGGCTATCCTATTCCATCGGAGAATGCGCCGAACGCATCGCCGCGCGTGCAGGCGTATGTGCACTTGTGGGGCAATGCGGATCACG
Encoded proteins:
- a CDS encoding alpha/beta hydrolase, producing MKSPTYATQNESGRPITLLVRGKAQPAKTFAILLILAVGVLGCPPGTLPGNTVAVTHDVEYGLGYVDEAGKGSPSLEPLLMDVYTPENAEGLRPAAIIMHGGGFVEGDKADERIVDFATYFAARGFVCFAINYRLIQDNPPASDLWGALLFPSAVHAAIVDAKAAVRHVRKHAGEYGVDANRIAFIGESAGAIAGAAVAVTDAGDYAADGEGYPIPSENAPNASPRVQAYVHLWGNADHVLGEITRDDPPTMIVHGEEDDVFLTPFAVAERFHLFLELQGVPHEFYAAENFGHAAWNYRLRGKSLERLTLDFLNEHLFGVKTSHLMESSPNTGKWSDG